The Candidatus Eisenbacteria bacterium region GAGGCCGAGACGCTGCCGCCGATCTGGCTCGCGCACCCCGAGCTCGACGAGAACGTCACACTCGACATGAGCCGGCGGTTCGTCGACGCGTACCGTCGCGCCGGCGGTGCGGCGGAGCTGGAGGTGTTCCCCGGCCTCGGTCACAGCTTCGCGAATTTTCCGGGCGATCCGGCCGACCGTTGCATCGACCGGATGCGCGCGTTCATATCGAAGCAGCTCGCGACGGCGGGCTGAGCGATCCATGGCCACCTTCTTCGACCGCCTCGAACCGGAGCACGTCGCGTTCATCGAGCGACAGCTCCTCTTCTTCGTCTCGACCGCGACCGACGGCGCACACCCGAACGTGTCGCCCAAGGGCTACGATTCGATCGCGGTGCTCGCTCCCGACCGCCTGGCGTACGTCGACCTTCCTGGCAGCGGCAACCAGACGGCGACCCACGTCGCCGAGCACGGGCGCATCACCGTCATGTTCTGCAGCTTCGACTCGAAGCCCCTGATCCTGCGCATCTACGGCCGCGGCCGCGTGGTTGCGCGCCACACGCCCGAGTTCACGGCGCTCGCCGCCCGGCTCGGCGAACGGGTCGGACCGCACACGCGACAGCTGATCGACATCGCCATCGAGCGCGTGCAGTCCTCGTGCGGCTACGGCGTGCCGCTGCTCGAGCCCGTCGG contains the following coding sequences:
- a CDS encoding pyridoxamine 5'-phosphate oxidase family protein produces the protein MATFFDRLEPEHVAFIERQLLFFVSTATDGAHPNVSPKGYDSIAVLAPDRLAYVDLPGSGNQTATHVAEHGRITVMFCSFDSKPLILRIYGRGRVVARHTPEFTALAARLGERVGPHTRQLIDIAIERVQSSCGYGVPLLEPVGERDTLRRYFDKRHAEVDWEDYLSERSKPQPPVVRRR